A window of Candidatus Gastranaerophilales bacterium contains these coding sequences:
- the lptC gene encoding LPS export ABC transporter periplasmic protein LptC — protein sequence MKKRNIGYIITFLVIFIACLWAFISAGIITKNFKAKMLKDDFAQKEVNIDNLLVTETKDGQKLWELYADTGHYDNKNNVAYLNNIIGNFYKENKVVASFKSSQGTYNATNKHIVLYSDTLIVYKDGSNVKANQIVWEGKDSDIKATGKIRLEKPSQAVLYGNEAVLSNDLSNFKILGKTRTEIYSKGKLEL from the coding sequence CTACATCATAACATTTTTGGTAATTTTTATTGCGTGCCTTTGGGCATTTATTTCAGCAGGAATTATCACAAAAAATTTCAAAGCTAAAATGCTCAAAGACGATTTTGCTCAAAAAGAAGTCAATATTGATAATTTATTGGTAACTGAAACAAAAGACGGGCAAAAATTATGGGAACTATATGCCGATACAGGTCATTATGACAATAAAAACAATGTTGCATACCTAAACAATATTATTGGAAATTTTTACAAAGAGAATAAAGTTGTAGCAAGTTTCAAGTCTTCACAAGGAACCTACAACGCAACAAACAAACACATAGTTCTTTATAGCGATACATTAATTGTGTATAAAGACGGTTCAAATGTAAAAGCGAACCAGATTGTTTGGGAAGGTAAAGATTCAGACATTAAAGCCACCGGAAAAATCAGGCTCGAAAAGCCTTCTCAAGCTGTGCTTTATGGAAACGAAGCCGTATTATCAAATGATTTATCAAATTTTAAAATATTAGGTAAAACAAGAACTGAAATATATTCTAAAGGAAAATTAGAACTATGA